The DNA window TATCATAAAAGGAGGTTATAGAATGTTAATTATAGATGGAGAAGCCAATGCATTAAATTAGGCAAATTTATCTCTCTGCTACATGAAACTAGGTATATGTCATGAAGATCAAATTTTTCATGCAAAGACAGGTATTGGAGACAGCCAAATTTCTGGATCATGGTCGAGTCATAGTAATCCCCCACATGCAAAAGTTGCTAAAGGAGTTGCTGGCCTACAACTTCAAGCTGGCAGAACATTATTCGCACTGGATGATGGAAGACTCGCTGAGTTGCATCTACCGGGAGTTGGAGGAGAAAATATAGGtccaaattatcaaattaatgtCCGGAGAAAAGCATCAGTCAAGTACTTATGGTCTATAATAGATGCACCAGAGACAGAAGGATGGAATGCAGAGTATTGTAAAGAAGAACGAGGACCCACAAATTGCATTATAGGCATAAGAGATGAGCCTAATGATTCAGGAATTACTAGGTCAGCAACAAGAAGGCGAAAAGGAAGTCAGCCACAGCATAATTACTTAGTTTCCAGTGTTGGTGGATCGATACAACTTTCAGAAGAATACAGTTTTCCAGACAATTGGATCAACACTAACTTTCGTCTAAGAGTGATGCATGAAAGCAGATCGTTTTTCCTCATAACAGACGGTGGTTTGGCATTCGAGTATCTTAATACTGAAAATTTATGGCTTTGGTTGAGGCATGATCACCCAACCCCAATCAAAGGGGCGGTAGGAAACTACAATGGAAGTTTATTTTTAGTTGACATTTATGGTAGTCTGCTAATAAGGGAGAGAAATGGAAATGACCTGGCCTGGTTGAATTGCACAGCTATGAAGAAAGGAAAGCAAGTGACTGGTGGATCTCCATGGGAAGGAATTCCAGGTAGAACTACGAGAGTTACAGCAGAAGATGCACTCTTCTTCGTGAGCAAAACCGGAAGATTGCTCCAGTTTACAGTAAGTAGTAACAAACAatcaaaacaattatatatGCCCAATAAATTACTTGTAAAACATTCTTTTAGTATTAATGCTGAATAACGACCTGAATGACTATTAGGTTGCCTTGCGGAAGTTTAAATGGAAAGACTGCCGATACCCTCCAAATACAAAAGTAGCAAGCATAGTAGACCAGGAGCTGTTCAGAGAAAACATAGTATTTATTATTGGAAGGAACGGCCGACTATTTCAATACAATAAAGTGACAGAACTGTGGCATGAGCATTATCAATCGCAACATTTGATTCTATCACGAATGCCAGGAACTGCAATGAGATCATCATCATCTCTATCACTTACAGGCTCCCTATTTATGCTGTCAGAAGATGGTGGACTGGTGGAATATAATTGGAATACAGGTGAAGGCTGGAATTGGATTGAACATGGGACGCCAAATAAAGGCGTGACCTTAACAACTTCTCCTAGCCCGTGCTTTGATagtcaacttttttttatcggTTCAGACGGAAAAGTATACCTAAGATATATGAACCAAAAGACATGGAAATGGAAGAATTGTGGCTTCCCTTATGGAAGAAACACAAAGGGTGAAGATCAAATACAAGCAAGCGCAGAAGATGAGAATGAAGAAGCTTGTATAGATAAAGATATTTCTGCTAGCTGGGAGAAGGATGCAGAACACTTCAAGGATCTTAATTGGAACTGCGACCCAAAGGTGAGCATGGCCACGTGATGATTAGTAGACACTACTATGTTGCACATAAACTTATCGAGTCCTTTATTCGGAGTTGTCGTTTTTGCAAAAAGATTTTGAAACTAGAAAACTTTATTTTTGTAACTTattcatgaaaaaaaatatgGTTTCGTCGATTCCCATTACAGTTCATTCCCGTGCAATATAGGACTTTAGATATAAACTAagcatatttcatatattacaGGTGGCATCAACAAGACCAACTCCATTTTCTGAGGATTCAGTGGTCTTTGAGCTACGAGATGGCAGAGTAAGCAACAAATCTTTTTTATTACTGCAAGAACATGGTAAAAACTTTAAGAAAAGACGGCGAAAATGCTACTAACCTTACTTCTTGATGGCAGTTGGCAGAAATGCGACGAGTTGAGGACTCACACTGGACATGGGCACGGATTATTGGAACTCCAACAAGCTCATGCATAACTAATTACTGGACTGCAGTGGCATCATGAAAGAAACACCAGCACTACATTATACAAGGACTTGTTAGCAATAGACAGATGACAAACTAGAAACTACAAATATTGTACAGCAACAAACGAGGGATAGCAAGTTCATACCTCTTTCTTTTGTAGCCTTGCCGCGACAGGGATGATTGAGGACTGAAACATTCAAGAATAAAAAGCTGCTGACAGCTAAATAGCTTGTATACTGAAATTACAAACAGAATGTACTCTTTGCTAAAAAGCAATAACATTTTCAAACTGAGCACACAGAGAGATTTTCGAAACAGTGTAAATATTctgtaaaattaaaaactgaTTGGAAAGTTTTTGGTCATCTATACTCTACGGTGTTGGATTGGAATAATTGTTTGTGAAAGCAGGTTTTTTATCACTGCATGCCCCAACAGGCAACAGCTAATGAAGTTATTCTTCTCAGGAATAGCATTAACCAGTTAATATGCAGACcaagttttgttttaaaaacatCTTCAGATGCTGAAGCTGAAGCAGAATGCATTCACTTTAACTTCAAtgaatttttttggattaaCTTCAATGAATTTTTTTGGATTATGACTTTTTGAATTGCTACGAGGATCAGATTCAACGTTGAGCTTAACTAAGTAGGAATCATGAAAGCAAAAGTGCGCCTAATACGATCTAAAAAGCTAGCACTTTTGTAAGGTTCCGCTACTCATGGTAATTGTAAAACAAGAAGATTGTATACTCAAGCTTTTCATCACTACAAGAGGAATGGATACACAGCATTTATCCACTTAGAAATCCCATAAAACTACCATCAAATGAGAGTTCACATTAAGTCAACTAGTAgtacattttaaatttaacaaaCAAGCATTGATCTTACAAGAGTTCAATGCCATGAGTAATTACCACTAAATTGGGAGAGAGAAAAACAATTCCTCAAAACATTAAACAAATATGATCAAGCCTCGAAGGTAGAGAGAACTGAAGGATTTCATAGCAAATACATCACCAATCCATAAACCCATTGTGAACATTCATAAATTTTGATCTTCCACGACAAATATTAATGTCAAAACCCTTGAAAAAGGCCACAAATCCCCTCAACGAAAAACCCGATTAAAATCTTCTTCTTGGACTCCTTGATCGGTGAGCTCGTCCTGACCTGCATAGATTACAGCACCACCAGGTCAGCCTAACATAAAGTAAGTAGTAAATGACCATGACAGAATCTAATCCAGCTCAAGTTATATAAGTAACTACTCATAGCTCATATCCAAAAATCAAGATGGAAAGAAACTAGTAGCCCATCTATCTGGCACTGAAGATAAACCAATTCTCAAGTAACCAACAATTTCCGCATAAAGAACCTTAAAGCATAAGATTTACCAAAAATTAGGCCTATGAATCCCCAGTACAATGTCGAAAACCTTTTCTTTTTGCGCAAATTTTTCAAACATTTTCCCGTCTTAACTATAGTTCATGGAACATAAATTCGAGAAAGGTTATCTACAGAGACAAACCTCATATTCTTTCTTTTAATGGGTCCACTGCAGAACGCCCAGTCAACAGTGATGATCCGGGTCAAAAGTTCAGTTCCATTCAAAGATGCTATTGCTGTTTTTGCTtcctcaaatttctcaaattcaATGAGTGCATAACCCTTGCTTAGAAACAGCTCAGGTTAgtattatagaaaaaaaaaattcaaacattttatgaAGAATTAATCAGCAAATTGCATTGTTAAGCAAACAGGACAAAAATTGCTACAAGGAACAATGGAATCAATAACATAAACGTATGATTCCTATGGCAGTAGCcacttcaattttattttgtttaacaAACCTAACCCAAGACTTAAGCAACCAAGCTGTACTTGGCGGTCTGCCAGATCCTTAATTCATTCAACATTTAGTTGGCAAATTGCCACACCCTATGAGATTAACATAAATTCAGGCTTTTGAAGCCCTAATCACTCAATAACTTGTTTCAAAATGATTCAAAACAAATGATTAGTAAATTCATTACCATCTTAACCATGTGAAGTTGATAACTTTGTTCCGCaagcaaaaataaaaagttgcTAGTCTTGAAACAATCAAGCATTCAAGTTACACTTGGCATGGACAGGCAAAACTTAGGTAATTTTGTATGTAAGGAAAAAAAACAGTTACATTTTTCCTAAAAATTAACACCGATCCAATTCTAAAACATCTTCATCAATTGTGCACTTTTTACGTATTGAACCAATCTGAATAGAAACTAATGTCGAGAAAACAAAACCACTCTGTCATTTAAAATGCGAGCACATGATAAAGAAAGGAATTAACTGGTTCTTTACCTTGACAAACCCAGTCCGACGATCAAGATTTAAATGCAAATTTTTAATCTCGCCAAATGCACGAAATTCATTTTGTATATGATCCTCCTGCGCCTCTTCATGTAGTCCAGTCACCAAAATAATCCATCCTTCAATAGCTGCCCATTTTattcccaaaaaaaaaacagccaGTTTTTCAGTAAGAAGATAGAATACCACAGTCAAAACCCTAATTCTTTCAAACCCTagtcaaaaccctaattttacaGCACACACATTACAGCTCTAACCTAATCTTTAGATTGCGAAATAAGAACCAGGAAGAAGACTTACATCGCTGGGGGCCCGGCCCACCGTCGTTTCCGAGGGAGTCAAAGTCACCACGAGAGGAAATTCGGGTTTGACGGTCAGCATCAGTCTCCTCTCTGAAGCCACGGCCCTTAGTCTTCCGAGCAGCCGCAagcgaagaagaagaagctcCGGCACCTCCGGTGATGGCGGACTTCAGTTTGGGAAGTGGAGCCCTAGGAGAAGTATCGGCGTCTACGCCGCCGTCTTCGTCCATCAGATCATCCTCCTCCGGCTCGAAGTCAACCGCTTCCGCGTCTGCTGTAGCCATCCTCTTGCAAATTTCAGTAAATTACAGAGAATTTAGTGAAATTTTTTAGGGCTTCGATTTAGGAGAGAAATTATcagtgttttttattttttttgttcttgacTAAATACGGGTTTTATTTCCCGGGTCGGTTTTTTGTAGTAATAGAGTGGACTCGGGCTGTCAACATTTTGACCCATCCTGCAAACTACATCCACCAAAACGAGTCAGATAggaaaacggtgccgttttccGCTCGCTGTGAGAAATGCGAAGAACATCTACTTCTGGATCGGATTTCCGAAAATCGTCGTCAATTTGGGGGTTATTAATGATTGGAATCGGGTCAATTTCGTTTGTGGGATTTGTATTTGCGGCAATTCTATCAAAATTTCTTCCTTTATCTAACAATCCCATCATCTCAGCCATTCAAAACGACAGGTATGTTTCTGAATCTTATGTCGTTCAATAGCACGGACAATTTATTCCATCAATGCTTCGCATTTTGGAAACGTGTTAAAAATTTGGCGTTTCGGATataaaactttacttttaacataaaaaaaaccatGTTTAGCCGTGTTCATGTCCAAGTGTCGCGTTTCCATGTATCCGTATCCGTGATACTATATTTCTTTGTGGCAGGTATTACTGTTTTTTGGTGCCATTGACACTACCCATACTTGTTGTTGCTGTATACTTTCATTGGCTTAGTATGAAGCTCTTTAAGCATGCATAATCAACAAGagttaaacaaattcaagataCAGGAGAGGACAAGATTTATGAAGCTGTGATGATTTATGAATCATGAATTTATTcgttttttgattttatatattacaCTAATGTTTCCTGATTGGATGTTCTCAAAAAAGCGACTCTTTATCGCACATTTTCTGAATTCTTCGATTCATGTGTGATAGGTAAAGTGCAGCTTTAAATTGACATAATAGACATTGTAATTGAATGT is part of the Mercurialis annua linkage group LG3, ddMerAnnu1.2, whole genome shotgun sequence genome and encodes:
- the LOC126674218 gene encoding uncharacterized protein LOC126674218 → MSFFHFVFFFWVLISRTSFVILGSATFCPHNYVKNNRQFHQKTDHFWEFQEQSNTWVELKLPYDLVSCVDDHCTKVGSIDPVTDNKEEKLETEPQVSTQTENLGNKDDDVLPQRKRISLTKMSETSVWVTGESGSIYERFWNGVQWVIAPHDLPIVAGHAVCIFIVNQTILALSEAGILYQMQLSESSQPAWMEFTPTPNSKEAEQSSTILIKSGVVSHDGLKVYFCTKKGILLELTDVEPPRWVHHGRPPGGNVVAIADAGSIRQDVLHTISSAGELYEYDKSSKPSWKKHIWTEATGEDALLIPLIGCTANGLNGDYSISLFLLTKSGKLVERRLQKRKWKWIIHGSPKNHLLTSMTPVLQDESKEFFSLFLTTATGSIFEYRILKISGIGDSQISGSWSSHSNPPHAKVAKGVAGLQLQAGRTLFALDDGRLAELHLPGVGGENIGPNYQINVRRKASVKYLWSIIDAPETEGWNAEYCKEERGPTNCIIGIRDEPNDSGITRSATRRRKGSQPQHNYLVSSVGGSIQLSEEYSFPDNWINTNFRLRVMHESRSFFLITDGGLAFEYLNTENLWLWLRHDHPTPIKGAVGNYNGSLFLVDIYGSLLIRERNGNDLAWLNCTAMKKGKQVTGGSPWEGIPGRTTRVTAEDALFFVSKTGRLLQFTVALRKFKWKDCRYPPNTKVASIVDQELFRENIVFIIGRNGRLFQYNKVTELWHEHYQSQHLILSRMPGTAMRSSSSLSLTGSLFMLSEDGGLVEYNWNTGEGWNWIEHGTPNKGVTLTTSPSPCFDSQLFFIGSDGKVYLRYMNQKTWKWKNCGFPYGRNTKGEDQIQASAEDENEEACIDKDISASWEKDAEHFKDLNWNCDPKVASTRPTPFSEDSVVFELRDGRLAEMRRVEDSHWTWARIIGTPTSSCITNYWTAVAS
- the LOC126674478 gene encoding RNA-binding protein Y14 — encoded protein: MATADAEAVDFEPEEDDLMDEDGGVDADTSPRAPLPKLKSAITGGAGASSSSLAAARKTKGRGFREETDADRQTRISSRGDFDSLGNDGGPGPQRSIEGWIILVTGLHEEAQEDHIQNEFRAFGEIKNLHLNLDRRTGFVKGYALIEFEKFEEAKTAIASLNGTELLTRIITVDWAFCSGPIKRKNMRSGRAHRSRSPRRRF